The following proteins are encoded in a genomic region of Paludisphaera rhizosphaerae:
- a CDS encoding glycosyltransferase family 4 protein gives MRIGYDGTCLANRRGFGRFARRLLSAFVPRATEAGHEVVVVIDAPSAASVEIPIGASPLVVDVRKAPSAAASADGRRGLLDMLAMGRAVSRAKLDLMYFPATYSFYPVWGVPRVVVTMHDTLTMEHPELVFPNRRGRLAWQLKEFVAIRSADRIATVSETSKRFLMNRLPLPEDRFRVVSEAADPIFRPIDDPSTTAAALERYGIPRQGRFLLYVGGLSPHKNLVRLVEAFAVAAPDDVSLVLTGDFKDVFHTHVPEIRRAIAAAGVERRVILTGYVPDEDLAALYSRAYALVFPSLLEGFGLPAVEAMACGAPVVASRAGSLPEVVGDAGLFFAPLSVADISRALRTILDDPALRDGLAVAALRRASTFDWDRSAVDLLACIEEFVPRRKVAGIPHLGRTTTTSRRSG, from the coding sequence ATGAGGATCGGTTACGACGGGACCTGCCTGGCCAATCGCCGGGGCTTCGGCCGATTCGCCCGCCGCCTCCTATCAGCGTTCGTCCCCCGCGCGACGGAAGCCGGCCACGAGGTCGTCGTGGTCATCGACGCCCCTTCCGCCGCCTCGGTCGAAATCCCCATCGGGGCTTCGCCGCTCGTCGTCGACGTCCGCAAGGCCCCCAGCGCGGCGGCGTCGGCCGACGGCCGACGGGGCCTGCTCGACATGCTCGCCATGGGCCGGGCCGTCTCGCGGGCGAAGCTCGACCTGATGTATTTCCCGGCCACCTACAGCTTCTATCCCGTCTGGGGCGTCCCGCGCGTCGTCGTCACCATGCACGACACGCTGACGATGGAGCACCCCGAGTTGGTCTTCCCCAACCGTCGGGGGCGGCTGGCCTGGCAGCTCAAGGAGTTCGTGGCCATCCGCTCGGCGGACCGCATCGCGACCGTCTCCGAAACCTCGAAACGATTCCTGATGAATCGGCTGCCGCTGCCCGAGGACCGCTTCCGCGTCGTTTCCGAGGCCGCCGACCCGATCTTCCGGCCGATCGACGACCCGTCGACGACAGCCGCCGCGCTCGAGCGATACGGCATTCCGAGGCAGGGCCGATTCCTGCTCTACGTCGGCGGCCTGAGCCCGCACAAGAACCTCGTCCGACTCGTCGAGGCGTTCGCGGTCGCCGCTCCTGACGACGTGTCGCTGGTCCTGACGGGCGACTTCAAGGACGTCTTCCACACCCACGTGCCTGAGATCCGCCGGGCGATCGCGGCGGCGGGCGTCGAGCGACGTGTGATCCTCACCGGCTACGTGCCGGACGAAGACCTCGCGGCGCTCTACAGCCGGGCGTACGCCCTGGTCTTCCCCTCGCTCCTGGAAGGCTTCGGGCTCCCCGCCGTGGAGGCGATGGCCTGCGGCGCGCCGGTGGTCGCCAGCCGGGCCGGGTCGCTCCCCGAGGTCGTCGGCGACGCGGGCCTCTTCTTCGCCCCCCTGAGCGTCGCCGACATCAGTCGAGCCCTTCGCACGATCCTCGACGATCCCGCTCTCCGAGACGGCCTCGCAGTCGCCGCACTCCGCCGAGCCTCGACGTTCGACTGGGACCGCTCCGCGGTGGACCTT
- a CDS encoding glycosyltransferase family 2 protein has translation MDDFPAGPASAEPGRPSLSVVVPVHNGGVDFERCLRRLRESTWTDFELLVVDDGSTDQSGPLAKSHGAFVLRLDRPMGPAAARNLGAERATGDLIFFLDADVAVHPETIARGMSRFLADDDLTALFGSYDDRPSAHGIVSRFRNLLHHYVHQRGDFVDDVRPAHTFWTGCGLIRRREFLEFGGFDPRLYARPSIEDIELGYRLTRAGRRILLARDVLATHLKRWTLFDMVRTDIFRRGVPWMLLIKRSGTVETDLNVQTGQKLSVAATGGLLLATAALPLSLWTGAIALACAGTVATLNVDLYRFLAQRRGVAFAAGSFPLHLVYFVCCGLSVVIALARWYLVDRRGASIAEGQGRIDRGGPIPSPAWVRLARRLQRWTTRSR, from the coding sequence ATGGACGACTTCCCCGCCGGTCCGGCGAGCGCGGAGCCGGGGAGGCCGTCGCTCTCGGTTGTCGTTCCCGTCCACAACGGGGGCGTCGACTTCGAGCGCTGCCTCCGCCGGCTTCGTGAATCCACCTGGACCGACTTCGAGCTGCTCGTCGTCGACGACGGCTCGACCGATCAATCAGGACCCCTGGCGAAAAGCCACGGGGCTTTCGTGTTGCGCCTCGACCGCCCCATGGGCCCGGCCGCCGCGCGGAACCTCGGCGCCGAACGGGCGACCGGCGATTTGATCTTCTTCCTGGACGCCGACGTCGCCGTCCACCCGGAGACCATCGCCCGAGGCATGTCCCGCTTCCTGGCGGACGACGATCTCACCGCCCTCTTCGGATCGTACGACGACCGCCCGAGCGCGCACGGAATCGTCAGCCGTTTCCGAAACCTGCTCCATCACTACGTCCATCAGCGCGGCGATTTCGTCGACGACGTCCGCCCCGCTCATACGTTCTGGACGGGATGCGGCCTGATCCGCCGTCGCGAGTTCCTCGAATTCGGCGGCTTCGACCCCCGGCTCTACGCCCGCCCCTCGATCGAGGACATCGAGCTGGGCTACCGGCTCACCCGCGCTGGAAGGCGAATCCTCCTGGCCCGCGACGTCCTGGCGACGCACTTGAAGCGCTGGACGCTGTTCGACATGGTCCGCACCGACATCTTCCGCCGGGGCGTCCCCTGGATGCTTCTGATCAAGCGGAGCGGGACGGTTGAGACCGATCTGAACGTCCAGACCGGCCAGAAGCTGTCGGTCGCGGCGACCGGCGGGCTCCTGCTGGCGACGGCCGCGTTGCCGCTCTCGCTCTGGACCGGCGCGATCGCTCTGGCCTGCGCCGGGACCGTCGCGACGCTCAACGTGGACCTCTATCGGTTCCTGGCCCAACGCCGGGGCGTCGCTTTCGCGGCAGGGTCGTTCCCGTTGCACCTGGTCTATTTCGTCTGCTGCGGGTTGTCGGTCGTGATCGCGCTGGCTCGTTGGTACCTCGTCGACCGGCGAGGCGCGTCGATCGCCGAAGGCCAGGGTCGGATCGACCGCGGCGGCCCCATTCCCTCTCCCGCCTGGGTTCGGCTGGCACGGAGGCTCCAGCGATGGACGACGCGGTCAAGGTAG
- a CDS encoding DUF362 domain-containing protein translates to MDDAVKVAVVQGDRRRGAVAQALALIADDLRTVVGACGAAVVVPTLDELARPWASTDRDSLSATVDALAAAGAASIDVVASSTAARPSASTCFESLGYRGETWGRPVAYHDLDDGPDAWTDREVVVAGRPETLRVSTLAIESGCRVSLGVARTHGVFRLGLGVPSLAAVLRREDRRGFDGQALATQIPDWMVPYCCSLETTRGRVARAWLRLRSIDGGMRLTGAERRRLERAERATERLAVLAAAVAPKISIVDGFSGMHGQAPRLGTQLRLGTVVAGTDPVAVDAVAAAIMGFDPLDVAYLRRAQAAGLGVADLAAITIVGEPWSQVRRKCRRHASDRLLRLVSATTGTESADVRGPYFLRRRRRRARRSSPV, encoded by the coding sequence ATGGACGACGCGGTCAAGGTAGCCGTAGTGCAGGGAGATCGCCGCCGAGGGGCCGTGGCGCAAGCGCTCGCGCTGATCGCCGACGACCTCCGCACGGTCGTCGGCGCGTGTGGGGCCGCGGTCGTCGTGCCGACGCTCGACGAGTTGGCCCGCCCCTGGGCGTCGACCGACCGCGACAGCCTCTCGGCGACCGTCGACGCCCTCGCCGCCGCCGGCGCGGCCTCGATCGACGTCGTCGCCTCGTCGACGGCCGCTCGGCCGTCCGCCTCCACATGCTTTGAGAGCCTCGGTTATCGCGGCGAGACGTGGGGCCGTCCAGTGGCCTACCACGATCTCGACGATGGTCCCGACGCCTGGACCGATCGCGAGGTGGTCGTCGCCGGCCGTCCTGAGACGCTCCGGGTCTCAACTCTGGCGATCGAATCGGGCTGCCGCGTGTCGCTGGGCGTGGCGAGGACGCATGGAGTCTTCCGGCTCGGACTGGGCGTCCCCAGCCTTGCGGCGGTGCTTCGCCGCGAGGACCGAAGAGGCTTCGACGGCCAGGCGCTGGCGACCCAGATTCCAGACTGGATGGTCCCCTATTGCTGCAGCCTGGAGACCACCCGAGGCCGGGTGGCTCGCGCCTGGCTGCGTCTCCGATCCATCGACGGCGGGATGCGGCTGACGGGGGCGGAGAGACGTCGCCTGGAGCGGGCCGAACGCGCCACGGAACGGCTCGCGGTCCTGGCGGCGGCCGTCGCGCCCAAGATCAGCATCGTGGACGGTTTCTCGGGGATGCACGGCCAGGCGCCCAGGCTAGGGACCCAGCTCCGGCTTGGGACTGTCGTCGCGGGGACCGACCCGGTCGCCGTCGACGCCGTGGCCGCGGCGATCATGGGATTCGACCCCCTCGACGTGGCCTATCTCCGGCGCGCGCAGGCGGCCGGTCTGGGAGTGGCCGACCTGGCGGCGATCACGATCGTCGGCGAGCCCTGGTCGCAGGTGCGCCGCAAGTGCCGTCGGCACGCCTCCGACCGGCTTCTCAGGTTGGTTTCCGCGACGACCGGAACCGAATCGGCGGACGTCCGCGGCCCGTACTTCCTCCGCCGACGCCGGCGGCGAGCCCGCCGATCCTCGCCGGTTTGA